From Oryzias melastigma strain HK-1 linkage group LG15, ASM292280v2, whole genome shotgun sequence, one genomic window encodes:
- the zgc:110045 gene encoding poly(rC)-binding protein 3 isoform X2 — protein sequence MSDKEEMASDGSLNVTLTLRLLMHGKEVGSIIGKKGETVKKMREESGARINISEGSSPERIVTITGPTEGIFRAFSMIAQKFEEDITAAMTNSNVTSKPPVTLRLVFPGSQCGSLIGKGGSKIKEIRETTGAQVQVAGDMLPDSTERAVTISGTPQAITQCVRHICSVMLESPPKGATIPYRPKILAAGAHAVLAPQHSAHAFAIPGQYAFAHQDLTKLHQLAMQHIPLPSLGQSNPTFPGLDSSASTSTQELAIPNDLIGCIIGRQGSKINEIRQVSGAHIKIASATDGSAVRQVTITGSPASISIAQYLINARLSSVLTGLGVL from the exons ATGTCTGACAAGGAAGAAATGGCTTCAGATGGGAGTCTGAATGTTACCCTGACTCTGAGGCTGCTCATGCACGGAAAG GAAGTTGGAAGCATAATTGGGAAG AAAGGAGAAACGGTGAAGAAAATGAGAGAAGAG AGTGGCGCCCGCATCAACATATCTGAGGGATCCTCTCCGGAGAGGATAGTGACCATCACAGGCCCCACAGAAGGGATTTTCAGAGCCTTCTCTATGATTGCACAGAAGTTTGAGGAG GATATTACAGCGGCGATGACTAACAGCAACGTGACAAGCAAGCCACCTGTGACTCTGCGTCTGGTTTTCCCGGGAAGTCAGTGTGGGTCACTGATCGGCAAAGGAGGCTCAAAGATCAAAGAGATCAGAGAG ACCACAGGCGCTCAGGTTCAGGTGGCCGGAGACATGCTGCCAGACTCCACAGAGAGGGCCGTCACCATCTCCGGCACTCCGCAGGCCATCACTCAGTGTGTGAGACACATCTGCTCTGTGATGCTGGAG tctcCACCAAAAGGAGCGACTATCCCCTACCGGCCCAAGATCCTTGCGGCTGGAGCTCATGCGGTTTTGGCTCCGCAGCACTCTGCACAC GCCTTTGCAATTCCAGGGCAGTATGCTTTTGCGCATCAAGAT TTGACCAAGCTTCACCAGTTGGCTATGCAGCATATCCCCCTCCCTTCCCTTGGGCAGAGCAACCCTACCTTCCCTG GGTTGGATTCCTCTGCCTCCACAAGTACACAAGAACTGGCAATTCCTAATGAT CTTATTGGCTGCATAATTGGAAGACAAGGCAGCAAGATCAATGAGATTCGACAGGTCTCCGGAGCTCACATCAAAATTGCCAGCGCCACTGATGGCTCAGCCGTCCGCCAAGTCACGATCACGGGTTCGCCGGCCAGTATCAGCATCGCCCAGTACCTCATCAACGCCAG
- the zgc:110045 gene encoding poly(rC)-binding protein 3 isoform X3 — MSDKEEMASDGSLNVTLTLRLLMHGKEVGSIIGKKGETVKKMREESGARINISEGSSPERIVTITGPTEGIFRAFSMIAQKFEEDITAAMTNSNVTSKPPVTLRLVFPGSQCGSLIGKGGSKIKEIRETTGAQVQVAGDMLPDSTERAVTISGTPQAITQCVRHICSVMLESPPKGATIPYRPKILAAGAHAVLAPQHSAHAFAIPGQYAFAHQDGWIPLPPQVHKNWQFLMILLAA; from the exons ATGTCTGACAAGGAAGAAATGGCTTCAGATGGGAGTCTGAATGTTACCCTGACTCTGAGGCTGCTCATGCACGGAAAG GAAGTTGGAAGCATAATTGGGAAG AAAGGAGAAACGGTGAAGAAAATGAGAGAAGAG AGTGGCGCCCGCATCAACATATCTGAGGGATCCTCTCCGGAGAGGATAGTGACCATCACAGGCCCCACAGAAGGGATTTTCAGAGCCTTCTCTATGATTGCACAGAAGTTTGAGGAG GATATTACAGCGGCGATGACTAACAGCAACGTGACAAGCAAGCCACCTGTGACTCTGCGTCTGGTTTTCCCGGGAAGTCAGTGTGGGTCACTGATCGGCAAAGGAGGCTCAAAGATCAAAGAGATCAGAGAG ACCACAGGCGCTCAGGTTCAGGTGGCCGGAGACATGCTGCCAGACTCCACAGAGAGGGCCGTCACCATCTCCGGCACTCCGCAGGCCATCACTCAGTGTGTGAGACACATCTGCTCTGTGATGCTGGAG tctcCACCAAAAGGAGCGACTATCCCCTACCGGCCCAAGATCCTTGCGGCTGGAGCTCATGCGGTTTTGGCTCCGCAGCACTCTGCACAC GCCTTTGCAATTCCAGGGCAGTATGCTTTTGCGCATCAAGAT GGTTGGATTCCTCTGCCTCCACAAGTACACAAGAACTGGCAATTCCTAATGAT CTTATTGGCTGCATAA